A segment of the Brevibacterium zhoupengii genome:
GCCGCAGGTGCAGCTGCGTTTGCCGGAGCTTCGAAGGCCGGTGGTGAGAAGGCCGGTGGTGAGAAGGCCGGTGGTTCCACAGGCAAGAAGCCGTCAGGAGGCAAGAAGCAGTCCGCGAATGCTGGAGCCTCGACCGGAGGTAACTCTGCGACCTCAGATACACCGGCGAAGAAGTCGGGGGCAGGGAATGCGGTTGCCGGCGGTGCCGGTGCAGCGGGCGGTGCAGGTGCCGCCGGCGGATCTGCGAACAATGGCCACGACTCGGACGAGGACCCTAAGAACACCCGAAAACCATTCGCCTGGCTGGTCCTCGCACTCGTAGTCATCGCCGCCATCGTCATCTCTATCACTGTCTTCAGCTTCACCTCAGGCGATGACAATCCCGAACCGGTCGCCGAAACCTCGGCTCCGGCAAAGACGGATGACAGCAAAGACAAGAAGACAGAAGAGCCTCAGACAGAACCGCCGAAGATCGAAAAGGTTTCGGCCCTGGATCCCGAGGGCGACGATGAGGAGAACGACGACCAGGCACAAGACGTCGTTCCCAACACCGACGGATCATGGCGCACCGACCGCTATAACTCGGCGTCCTTCGGCAACCTGAAGTCTGGTGTCGGACTGCTGTTCGAACTCGAAGACAAGGCCACGGTGAAAGAGGTCAAGGTCAAGTCGTCGAACTCGGGCGGAAGCTTCGATATTCTCAATGGTTCCGACCCTGAGGATGCGAAGAAGGTGGGCGAAGGGAAGTTCGACTCGGACGGTGTCACGATCAAGCTCGATGATGACGTCGAGACAGACAACCTCATCCTCTGGGTCACCGAGCTTCCCCAGGACGAAGGCGGATTCCGCGCCATCGTCAACACCGTCGACATCAAGTAGGAACCACAGACGCCGGCAGGGTGAGCGGCCACCCGTTTCCCTCAACAGCAGGTGCGGAATAGTCGCAACCGCCGTACCGTTACACGTACGATAGGCATTCTGTGCCGCCGTCGAGCGGGGCACTGAGAACACAGCGAGCAGAAACAGGGAATTTTCACATGACTGATACACAATTGGTGATCATCGGGTCGGGTCCGGCCGGATACACCGCGGCCGTCTACGCGGCTCGTGCGAATCTTTCGCCCGTAGTCATTGCGGGTTCTGTGACAGCCGGTGGTGAACTCATGAACACCACTGATGTCGAGAACTACCCAGGTTTCCCCGCCGGTGTGCAAGGCCCGGAGCTCATGGAGAGCATGCGCGAGCAGGCTGAGAAGTTCGGTGCCGAGGTCATCTACGATGACGTCTCGAGCCTCAAGCTTGAACCAGGTGCTCATCAGATCGAAACGGCCCTCGGGGCCCGGTACACAGCTCAGGCCGTCATCCTCGCGACCGGTTCGGCATACCGCGAGCTCAACCTTCCGAATGAGAAGAAACTGTCCGGCCACGGTGTCAGCTGGTGCGCAACCTGCGACGGCTTCTTCTTCCGGGACCAGCACATCGCCGTGATCGGCGGTGGCGACTCCGCCCTCGAGGAAGCAACATTCCTCACGCGTTTCGCATCCAAGGTGACGCTGATCCACCGCCGCCAGGAGCTTCGAGCTTCGCAGGCGATGCAGGACAGAGCGGCAGCCGATGAGAAGCTCGAGTACCTCCTCGACAGCGAAGTGGCCGAAATACACGGTGAAGACTCGTTGACCGGCCTCACTGTCCGCAACACCGTCACAGGCGACACCTCCGAACTGCCCGTGACGGGCATGTTCGTAGCCATCGGCTCGGATCCGCGTACCAGCCTCTTCGGAGACCAGCTCTCACTGCGGCCTGACGGCTATCTCAATGTCGAAGGACGAACCTCCAAGACCGCGATCGAGGGTGTCTTCGCCGCCGGCGATGTCATCGATTCGGTGTACAGGCAGGCCATCACGGCTGCAGGATCGGGCTGCTCGGCAGCACTTGACGCTGAGCACTACCTTGCCGATCTGGAAGCAGTAGCAAAGCAGGCCGAAGCTGTCACGGCAGACGTCTCTGAAACCGCGGCGCCAGTCGCCTCCTGATATACCCACCTCGCCGGGCGTAGACAACGGCCAGTCGTCTCAAACTGCGTCTGCAGCTTCTGAGTCGAAACGTCGCCTCGGGGAATGAAACTCACGCAACCGCTGTTTCTGCTATTGAACATCATTGAGAGAAAGGTTGGTCATGTCGACAGAAGTCACTGACGCCACGTTCGAAGAGACCGTATTGAAGTCCGACAAGCCGGTCCTGGTCGATTTCTGGGCACCCTGGTGCGGCCCGTGCCGTATGGTCAGCCCCATTGTTGATCAGATCGCGGAAGAGAACACCGAGAAGCTCAACGTGGTCAAGGTCAACACAGACGAGAACCTCGAGACTGCGAGCAAGTACGGAATCACCTCGATTCCGGCCCTCTATGTCTTCAAAGATGGTGAGGTAGCCAAGACCATCATCGGCGCCCGGCCAAAGCCGGCGCTTGAAGATGAGCTCTCCGACTTCATCTGATCATGTTCTAAGGCGCCTGTTGTACGATCAACAGGCGCCTTAGGTCTATCCAGATGGCAGACAGGAACACGTTCAGAACTTCGCACAGCAGATTGGCATGGCATTGACTCACAACCCACACCCGCAGTTTTCACGCGGGGACAGCTCTGAGGTTTTGCCCAACATCAAATCTCAGATGGCTCGTCTGGGACTCAATGTCGGTGATGCCGATTCTGACGCGTTCGATCGCGCCTTTGAACTGGGAGTCCGACAGTTCCAGCAAGTGCGCGGTATCCTCTGCGACGGTGTTATGGGCAAAGAGACGTTTTCAGAGCTCGAACGGGCCAGATATCAGCTCGGGGACCGCGTGCTCCGCTATGACCCCGTCAGAGTCCTTACAGGCGATGATGTCCTGCGACTCCAACGTACGCTCGCAGGCCTCGGTTTCTACGCGGGCCGTATGGATGCCGAATACTCTGCGATCACTGACGCTGCTGTCAAAGAACTGCAGATGAGCCTCGGCACCAAGGTTGACGGAATCGCCGGTCCACAGACACTACGAGGACTCGATGCAATCGATCGTAAACAGGACACAGGCAACCTCTTCGCTCTCGAAGAACGCGCACGCGTCGCGGCATCCGGAACGTCCCTCGCCGGTCGGACCTTCGTGATCGAAGCGGCCACTACAGTTGTAGATTTCGTCACGCTGCCAATGACTCAGGAACAGGCGGAGACCGAGCGTCGCATCACAACCGATATAGCAACTCGCCTTGCCGGTAGGCTCGAAGTAGTCGGCGCAGGCGCAATCGTTCTCGATGGCGATGCAGTCGAAGTCAACACAGCCGACCAGCTGGGAGCGTCCGCCGTCATCACTGTGACTGCCGACGTCAATAAGTCCAAAGACGCAAATGGAATCGCCACCTTCTTCTTCGGGCACGAAACCCACGCCGATATCAACTCTCCAACTGGAGCACGGTTGGCAGAACTCATACAGAGCGAACTCACTGCGCGCACCGGAATGAAGGACTGCCGAAG
Coding sequences within it:
- the trxB gene encoding thioredoxin-disulfide reductase, coding for MTDTQLVIIGSGPAGYTAAVYAARANLSPVVIAGSVTAGGELMNTTDVENYPGFPAGVQGPELMESMREQAEKFGAEVIYDDVSSLKLEPGAHQIETALGARYTAQAVILATGSAYRELNLPNEKKLSGHGVSWCATCDGFFFRDQHIAVIGGGDSALEEATFLTRFASKVTLIHRRQELRASQAMQDRAAADEKLEYLLDSEVAEIHGEDSLTGLTVRNTVTGDTSELPVTGMFVAIGSDPRTSLFGDQLSLRPDGYLNVEGRTSKTAIEGVFAAGDVIDSVYRQAITAAGSGCSAALDAEHYLADLEAVAKQAEAVTADVSETAAPVAS
- a CDS encoding N-acetylmuramoyl-L-alanine amidase; its protein translation is MALTHNPHPQFSRGDSSEVLPNIKSQMARLGLNVGDADSDAFDRAFELGVRQFQQVRGILCDGVMGKETFSELERARYQLGDRVLRYDPVRVLTGDDVLRLQRTLAGLGFYAGRMDAEYSAITDAAVKELQMSLGTKVDGIAGPQTLRGLDAIDRKQDTGNLFALEERARVAASGTSLAGRTFVIEAATTVVDFVTLPMTQEQAETERRITTDIATRLAGRLEVVGAGAIVLDGDAVEVNTADQLGASAVITVTADVNKSKDANGIATFFFGHETHADINSPTGARLAELIQSELTARTGMKDCRSHARTWSSLKRLRTPKVHVVSGYLTNSHDLENLEDPNVRDAIADGIAAGLQRLYVREDSDPETGTLSLAEIKAYS
- the trxA gene encoding thioredoxin — translated: MSTEVTDATFEETVLKSDKPVLVDFWAPWCGPCRMVSPIVDQIAEENTEKLNVVKVNTDENLETASKYGITSIPALYVFKDGEVAKTIIGARPKPALEDELSDFI